The stretch of DNA TCAAAAATATTTCTCATTAattatatgaaatcattttgagcgagaaacaacatttctgtgaaggcagaagctgcaatcactttgcTAAAAAGTGATCGCAGATATATAAAAGTGATTTTagatattctttatttattaggGTTAAAACTGCCATtgatattaaaaatgtctttttaaagagaaatctgaaggcagcagaaataaaagcaaatatacCTAATAAAGgtcagtggaagagaatggatggatggataacattaaagttctataaagatattttaagtggccaaaaaagaCCGGATTGGTTATACTGTAGGTGTAGGTGTTATCTGTGTAGCTAACACAGAATCATAAAGATACGTGcaaaacaggtaatttctttattttatttttttttatatagaagTCTTTAATAAATCCAGTTGACTGcactccttttttcttcttttttaaaactaatATAAGGAAATGCAttatacataaaagcacacagaaacatcgaAAATCACTATATGGCAGACGATCGGCTTTTGGCACATCTGTTGCACAACACCTGACGTTCCCGCAACTTTTAGAGCGCCTTCTTTTGCTGTGTTGCGCTCTTGTTTTGAAGGGTTGTTACGTTTGTGATGCGATACTCTGCTGGTTTCCAGGTCGACAGTGCGGATAACCACGATGTAGTAAAAGAATCAGGAAACAAACTGGTATTTGGATTGTTTATAAGTTCACGTTTTGTAAGAAACAAGCTTGTATCGTCATTTACTTCATTATCTTTATTTTATCGATTTTATTTATAACACCGCGTAGAAATGCACACTTCGAAATAGAGAGCTTGCTGGCAAAGATGGCTAAGATCTAAAACCAAATTAGCGCCCATGGAAAAGTGGAATGATGTATGGAATGTTGATTGTACGTCTTATGAGCGatgctatttatttatctgaggaattaatgtcatttcatttgttcataTAAGTTAAATTGCAACTTAACTTGTCGAGTCTACAGGCAGTATGTGTTTTGTGAAcgtttaatttgtttatttaatagaGATGTGATACACttgttaatatttaatttttggttgcattttttgagttgtgattgatATGTGAATATGATGTACATAAGAATTACATGTCACTCTGCTTTTGTTCTGTAGCATTCGCGGTGTCACAGTGTCTGGTGTATGGTGCActtcaaaaagaagaaataaaatgacacCCGTTTGAAACTCTACGGGTCTTGTTCATACAGGCCAAGGGGCCTCTACACTCATTGAGTCAAACTATTGTAGTAAATAATTCCAGTTTTCCGACTGTGGGAGTGACATCATCAAGACGTACAGGTCGTTTTAGGTGGCTGGAGGTGTCCTGTGTAGTGCAATATAATGCTCGGCAGGTGTAGTTTTAAGGAAGTGAGATCCATCACTGCAGAAACACTGCACCAGAGATAAGAGATTAATCTTGTCTCTTGTCTCTGCACCACACTGAAGTGTTTAGTGCAGCAAAAACCCTGTCAGAATAGATGTGATTGTGGAAGAGGGCCAACATAAGTCACACTGCACCCTAACACTGCACACTAACACACTAACGTGTAACTTGGGGATGCCCCAAGATTTCTGAATAGACTGAGTGATGCACAGTGGTGTCTtttacagatttcttttttatgaTCTGGCTGTGGATTGTGAAAATGTTAGAACATGAGAGAAGATTTGTATGATTTCAGAGTCTGTATCTGGATGTGAATGAACTCGTTCTAATGGTTTGTTTCAGCAGGGTTTGCCCCACCTGCAGCTGACACCCAGGGCCCCAGTGCTCCTCCAGCCAGCATGTTTGACAGCATGCCTGGATATGAAGGAACAATTGCAGGAGGAGGTATGATATACTGCACATACTTTGCTTTTGCTACTGTGAAGAATGCCCCATGTGGAGGCGCAAAGTctttgataaaaataaattatcaaaatataaaaaaattgaatttaaacatAAATCATATTGATAAATTGTGTTAATAATAACTGACATCAttacttaaataaaaaataatttttttgtttaaaaattaaatggttttattactatttttctttttaaaaaaaacttattttatgaccctttttttcattataAGTCTTCAGTAACACATGATGTCACACACTTCAAAATTTGGGAGAAGTAACTTTGAGTTAACCATGTTCGTGCCtctgtagtgtagtggtttacacatttgctaaCAAGTGAAACAGCACTGGCTTGAACTTGGGAGGATCTCTTTGGGTTTGTGTCAGTAATCCATctgatgtaaataaataatttttaaaaaataatctgccaaatcaaatacgTGGTGCTACCTGttgtgaataagagagcagcCTTTAAGTACCCTGACGGAGTTTCATCTGACTCTGACTTAGCCATGTTAACTGCTGCCTTTAACATTGTCTCCTCACTTTGCTGCTTCTCTCACTTAGATACGCTCACTAGATACGCAAAAGGGTGGGTGCTTGTTTATGTGTGTTATTACTGCATTTGATTCAGAATTACTTTGACAATGTTGTGACTCAGTTTAACAGGAGGTAAAATAATAAACCTGAAATGAATGGCAGAAAGGTGAGAAGACAGGGAATACAGTActtataaataaatcattttggaAAGCAATATAATGCAACAGTATACAATTTTACAGTAAAACTCCTATGATGATGAAGTAGCATATAGTAATATAGTATTTCACAAGTATTTCACAAGGTTCCCAAATACATACTGTATACTGTGTGCTCCATTTTataggtgtacctaatataTATGGTGTTAAATAAATCATGTGTTTATTACTGCAGTTGTACTTTTGGGGGGTATTGGATTTGGCTGCGGCATTGAAAGGTTGCCCTCATTTTTGTAAATctttctaaaaaaacaaaacagaaattgtCAATTAAAATTAGCCCAGTTCAATATTTTCAATTAAAGCAGGACATTATCAGCATGTTTTCCAGACATGGATTAAGCCTAGTTCCAGACTAAAAGAAAGCCTCAACTAAACAAAGTTGCCATCTAGGGCTACATTTTATCCATGTTCAGGAAACCAGCCCTTTGTcttgtttgccttttttttgctgcatgaaactaaaaacattttgttttcaaggTGGATTTCTGCCACCTCCCATGCCTGCATACCCAGCGCAGCATCCTGAGCCTGCACCAGAACAACCCCAGTGGAAGTAAGGCTCTAACTATTTTCTTTCGACATCATAGCCAAGGGTACTGCAAAACACTTTCTATAATGGGATTTAGGAACAAAAGCCATTTCAGAGTTTCAGCGCTTTGACAACTGTTACTTCCTATTAAAAGATTAGACTATGTGACATACTCTATCACCTTCCTTCATTGCTGGCAGCATCCCCTCAATAACTGAAGATACAGCCCGGAACGCCTTCATCCTGTTCACAAAGAGTAAATGCTGCTACAGTTCTGCACCGGCAAAGGAAGGTGTGATCACAGACATGGAGGCATTCAATACGTACAGGGTAAGATGAagtagtctgtttttgaaaaCCCTGCAACAATGACAACGGAACTTTTTAATACATTAAGAGCACGAATAATCGTTAATAATAACCAATAACAATATTgtgcttttctgtttgtttttttttttttttagtaccgCCTGGaaacattcactgaatccagatCTACAGAGTGGAGTCACGAGCCATACGCTGGTACATTACTGTtatctttttttatgttaaaaactgtcattaaGTCTAAAGTAACATCTTTAACCTGGATTTTGTGTCAAACAGTCCAAAACTCAAAGGCAGATTTATTTATCAGTATATTACAGTGAATAAAATTCTATTGGTTCACTAGTCAGTAGACTCTTTGTGCATTACTTCAGCTGTAGGCCAACTATTTaggatgcattttatttttaacaggtCAGCAGGTGGATGCCTATATCCAACCACCTCCAGGGCCCTGGGATCTTCCTGCTAAAACCCCCAATTTTTTTGTGGATGACAAACAAACTATCAAAGTTCCTTACACATCATCCATGAAGGCAAGCTGTataaaatttgttaaaaaaaacaaaaacaaaaaacttctataactatttttactgtttttttttttttttttttttaacttcatgaTTTTACCTCATTTCATTCACAGCCCTGCCATAACTGTTTGGGAATGGGACGAAAGCCATGCAAAGACTGTGCCGGCTGTGGTAATGTGAGTATCTTGCACAAGCCTTAGTGGAAAAAAGTTCACCTGCTAAAAGTCATCTTTTAGCAGGTgaatcttatttatttattttgctcctGACAGAAAGTTTGTTGGGTGTGCAATGGATCTGGCTATCGTCATGGAGCTGATCGCTGCAACCACTGCAATGGCAGAGGGAGGGAAAAGTAAGCATCACCCATAGATTTCTAATATAGCTTTCTGATAAAGGATCAAACAGGGTCATGGATAATCACTGTCATGTTTACATTTTCCTACAAAATACTGATAGTTATTcttttacagctgcaaccgCTGCTTTGGGCAGGGATCAAGGCAGTGTGACACATGCCATGGAAAACAACAACTCCTGGTCTACATCAAGCTCAATGTGAAATGGTGCGCATTCCTAAATATTAAGAGCTTCTCAGTTGGCCAACACAATAGTCTGTTAATAAACTGAATCTCATCCACATACAATTTAAAGCTGTTGTATAATACGACTGGACTTCCTCTTATGTATATGCTTGCAGGACTAACAACTCTGATGCATACATTGTGGATCAGTTAAGCGGACTTCAGGGGGAAAACCTTAGCAAGGTGTCTGGCAAGGAGCTCTTCAGAGACACCCAGTACATGGTAAAAATCAATGATGATATTA from Archocentrus centrarchus isolate MPI-CPG fArcCen1 chromosome 7, fArcCen1, whole genome shotgun sequence encodes:
- the ssuh2rs1 gene encoding protein SSUH2 homolog isoform X1, with protein sequence MDRQPLITQPGKDYGLATPGYIPAAAGAPAGFAPPAADTQGPSAPPASMFDSMPGYEGTIAGGGGFLPPPMPAYPAQHPEPAPEQPQWNIPSITEDTARNAFILFTKSKCCYSSAPAKEGVITDMEAFNTYRYRLETFTESRSTEWSHEPYAGQQVDAYIQPPPGPWDLPAKTPNFFVDDKQTIKVPYTSSMKPCHNCLGMGRKPCKDCAGCGNKVCWVCNGSGYRHGADRCNHCNGRGRENCNRCFGQGSRQCDTCHGKQQLLVYIKLNVKWTNNSDAYIVDQLSGLQGENLSKVSGKELFRDTQYMVYPLVSFPEPSVVSASQRLVGDHQGKYSQTSRILQQRQIIELIPVTKVTYTWKGNSHIYFVYGNEFKVDADNYPATCCCTVM
- the ssuh2rs1 gene encoding protein SSUH2 homolog isoform X2: MDRQPLITQPGKDYGLATPGYIPAAAGAPGFAPPAADTQGPSAPPASMFDSMPGYEGTIAGGGGFLPPPMPAYPAQHPEPAPEQPQWNIPSITEDTARNAFILFTKSKCCYSSAPAKEGVITDMEAFNTYRYRLETFTESRSTEWSHEPYAGQQVDAYIQPPPGPWDLPAKTPNFFVDDKQTIKVPYTSSMKPCHNCLGMGRKPCKDCAGCGNKVCWVCNGSGYRHGADRCNHCNGRGRENCNRCFGQGSRQCDTCHGKQQLLVYIKLNVKWTNNSDAYIVDQLSGLQGENLSKVSGKELFRDTQYMVYPLVSFPEPSVVSASQRLVGDHQGKYSQTSRILQQRQIIELIPVTKVTYTWKGNSHIYFVYGNEFKVDADNYPATCCCTVM